The following proteins come from a genomic window of Nocardiopsis sp. YSL2:
- a CDS encoding SCO7613 C-terminal domain-containing membrane protein, whose translation MNAHGSPSPAAPPLRCPDCAAPFRPGAAACPRCSLVLVGPLAQRLWEIDTQLVELADRSRRLRAERTEVHRLLRRESVARPAPAPPAPTADPAHAARSAWSEPPAAVASPPQRARRRSELSRLSAQNLILGLGGLLVGIAALVFAVWTWSDLTTGTRALILALTTLFFAGVALPLHRRGLTSTAETFGALGAALLCVDALALYLISDGITNGAGYAAAALAVIGALLVLYPLLVPLRVPRVIAVLLVQPVPLLVVAASTWDGRWAWTVTALAATALLDVLVQARLGAPRPGVPVRTLHVVALVVWAAAIGLTALAVTLMSTVTDPLRWWSAAATLLAAGATSLLLARLPRTTPSERARGRFHSVTALLALGLVPLLAGPTHLPVLPRLPGRAWSGDPSLAMRPATDVLALFPYGSATPSAPVQLAAILLGAALAVGLVVLLRRALLVPALALVAPPTLLSVPLLLGFPLVAAAVWALLLGAALIVWATLLRTGHRSRVPALTGFLTLLTGLAWALPEWYTSAAALLLMATSALVAALAVRRIPEGRADGAATTLYAVASALWLVVLLVGAPLVVALLDMPRPDRVQWWLLAVLALLAGATALRLGRIAPPFVNGSAPDPRPALTWAGLLLLPLAPLAALVHGSPSAPLFAGPHAVWAAPLAEMLEPASAVLGYSARPGAGAAALSVLGLVGAAALAVVIVRLADPGLVPAAMALTVPAALVPLPVVLGLPYVVAVVWALAVGAALALSVARTGERPHAWVATATGIATLLLGVAWALPERYTSLVAAVLVACAALLGAFELRRLGRPGTGRSGSPVRLVYASVLAIGVVGLVLVGALVVDSAAAARHVPSVWALSSLAVLVVATAALVLGRLPHAGPWPVPAATVRPSAGAAPAPQGLAGADTSRASGTAPPTGAPVGAPPGAPRPTIHPAPSVSPYSVAGLVLLTLAPLVAGPPGLPVLAFVSRSHGVAAAPPEALIGPAHAFLGLPGPTDTATGLAFAVGCLLAGALAVLAARLVDRPRVPHAAALAGPAALLPLPVALGAPFLTALVWTLAVGAGLALWAARLADPRLSRLPASTGLFVLLLGFGWSLAEPFTTAAVLAFVAVTASFAAALSRTTVTAVGATALATAATGGLALALPLALDVPVQLAALGPLVVVAGVAAVAPRLRSPLLEATEGPAAVWAVAALGISSLAHTRVGVPGPDRFGALAEPRPELVAVALAVLGVIALASAVRPGRRPLAVVGGLLMLIALWTVLAAWDVGAAEAYTVVPALAALVLGWEWSRKAEVPPSSWAAYGGGLALLLLPTVGLVLGAEDLFWRVPAVLVAGLAVAVWGLRRRLQAALVIGGAALVLTSLRAFGPPLWDLALLLPNWVPFAVVGALLLVVGARYEANLARLRRLGRTVAAMR comes from the coding sequence GCGCCGTTCCGGCCCGGTGCGGCGGCCTGCCCCCGGTGCTCCCTCGTTCTCGTCGGCCCGCTCGCGCAGCGGCTCTGGGAGATCGACACCCAGCTCGTGGAACTGGCCGACCGGTCGCGCCGACTGCGGGCGGAACGCACCGAGGTCCACCGACTCCTGCGACGGGAGTCCGTGGCACGCCCAGCGCCCGCCCCGCCGGCCCCGACCGCCGACCCGGCCCACGCCGCGCGGTCGGCCTGGTCCGAGCCCCCGGCGGCGGTCGCGAGCCCACCTCAGCGCGCGCGGCGGCGCTCGGAACTGTCGCGGCTCTCGGCCCAGAACCTCATCCTCGGGTTGGGCGGGCTGCTCGTCGGCATCGCCGCCCTGGTGTTCGCGGTGTGGACGTGGAGCGACCTCACCACGGGTACGCGCGCGCTGATCCTCGCCCTGACCACCCTGTTCTTCGCGGGCGTGGCCCTCCCCCTGCACCGGCGCGGGCTGACCTCGACCGCCGAGACCTTCGGCGCGTTGGGCGCCGCGCTGCTGTGCGTCGACGCGCTCGCCCTCTACCTGATCTCCGACGGGATCACCAACGGCGCCGGATACGCGGCGGCCGCGCTGGCGGTGATCGGCGCGCTGCTGGTCCTCTATCCGCTGCTGGTCCCCCTGCGGGTACCCCGGGTGATCGCGGTCCTGCTGGTCCAGCCGGTTCCGCTGCTGGTCGTGGCCGCCTCCACCTGGGACGGGCGCTGGGCCTGGACGGTGACCGCCCTCGCGGCGACCGCTCTGCTCGACGTGCTCGTCCAGGCCCGCCTCGGCGCCCCGCGCCCCGGTGTCCCCGTCCGCACCCTGCACGTGGTCGCGCTGGTCGTGTGGGCCGCCGCGATCGGACTCACCGCCCTGGCCGTGACCCTGATGTCCACCGTGACCGACCCGCTGCGGTGGTGGTCGGCGGCGGCCACGCTGCTGGCCGCCGGGGCGACCTCGCTGCTCCTGGCGCGGCTGCCGCGCACCACCCCCTCCGAGCGCGCGCGGGGACGGTTCCACTCCGTCACCGCGCTCCTGGCCCTCGGCCTGGTCCCCCTGCTCGCGGGCCCCACCCACCTGCCGGTCCTGCCCCGCCTGCCCGGGCGGGCGTGGTCCGGCGATCCCTCCCTGGCGATGCGCCCGGCCACCGACGTCCTCGCCCTGTTCCCCTACGGCTCGGCGACCCCGTCGGCGCCGGTCCAACTGGCGGCGATCCTGCTCGGTGCGGCCCTGGCCGTCGGCCTGGTGGTGCTGCTGCGCCGCGCGCTCCTCGTCCCCGCGCTGGCCCTGGTGGCTCCCCCGACCCTGCTGTCGGTACCGCTCCTGCTGGGCTTCCCGCTGGTGGCGGCGGCCGTGTGGGCGCTGCTGCTGGGCGCCGCGCTGATCGTGTGGGCCACGCTGCTGCGCACCGGCCACCGGAGCCGCGTCCCCGCCCTCACCGGGTTCCTCACCCTGCTGACCGGTCTGGCCTGGGCCCTGCCCGAGTGGTACACGTCCGCGGCGGCCCTGCTCCTGATGGCGACGAGCGCGCTGGTCGCCGCCCTGGCGGTGCGCCGGATCCCCGAGGGGCGCGCCGACGGCGCCGCCACGACCCTGTACGCGGTCGCGTCCGCCCTGTGGCTGGTGGTCCTCCTGGTCGGCGCTCCCCTGGTGGTCGCGCTCCTGGACATGCCGCGGCCGGACCGGGTCCAGTGGTGGCTCCTGGCCGTCCTGGCCCTGCTGGCGGGGGCGACCGCCCTCCGGCTCGGCCGGATCGCTCCCCCGTTCGTGAACGGATCCGCGCCGGATCCCCGACCCGCGCTGACGTGGGCCGGCCTGCTCCTGCTGCCGCTGGCGCCGCTGGCGGCACTGGTCCACGGGTCGCCCTCGGCTCCGCTGTTCGCCGGACCCCACGCGGTATGGGCGGCCCCGCTGGCGGAGATGCTCGAACCCGCGTCCGCCGTGCTGGGGTACTCCGCCCGGCCCGGAGCGGGCGCGGCCGCGCTGTCCGTGCTGGGCCTGGTCGGAGCCGCCGCCCTGGCGGTCGTGATCGTGCGGCTCGCCGATCCGGGGCTGGTGCCGGCCGCGATGGCCCTGACCGTCCCCGCGGCGCTGGTTCCGCTTCCGGTGGTCCTCGGCCTGCCCTACGTCGTCGCCGTGGTGTGGGCGCTGGCGGTCGGCGCCGCGCTGGCGCTGTCGGTGGCCAGGACCGGGGAGCGGCCGCACGCCTGGGTCGCCACCGCCACCGGGATCGCCACGCTCCTACTCGGCGTGGCGTGGGCCCTGCCGGAGCGGTACACCAGCCTGGTCGCCGCCGTCCTGGTGGCGTGCGCCGCCCTGCTGGGCGCCTTCGAACTGCGCCGCCTGGGCAGGCCGGGAACGGGCCGTTCGGGCTCGCCGGTCCGTCTGGTGTACGCCTCGGTGCTCGCGATCGGCGTCGTCGGCCTGGTCCTGGTCGGAGCGCTGGTGGTCGACTCCGCCGCGGCCGCCCGGCACGTACCCTCCGTCTGGGCCCTGTCGTCGCTGGCCGTCCTGGTCGTCGCGACGGCCGCCCTGGTCCTCGGACGCCTCCCCCACGCCGGGCCCTGGCCGGTGCCGGCCGCCACCGTGCGCCCGTCCGCGGGGGCCGCGCCCGCGCCCCAGGGCCTCGCCGGAGCGGACACGTCCCGCGCGTCGGGCACCGCCCCGCCGACGGGCGCGCCCGTCGGCGCACCCCCCGGTGCTCCGCGTCCGACGATCCACCCGGCGCCCTCGGTGTCCCCGTACAGCGTGGCGGGCCTGGTCCTGCTGACGCTCGCCCCGCTGGTCGCCGGGCCGCCGGGCCTGCCCGTCCTCGCCTTCGTCTCGCGGAGCCACGGAGTGGCGGCGGCGCCCCCGGAGGCACTCATCGGCCCGGCGCACGCCTTCCTCGGGCTTCCGGGGCCGACCGACACCGCCACCGGCCTGGCCTTCGCGGTCGGCTGTCTCCTGGCGGGCGCGCTGGCCGTGCTCGCGGCCCGGTTGGTGGACCGGCCCCGTGTCCCCCACGCCGCCGCGCTCGCGGGTCCGGCCGCGCTGCTCCCGCTGCCGGTGGCCCTCGGGGCGCCCTTCCTCACCGCCCTGGTGTGGACTCTGGCGGTAGGCGCCGGACTGGCCCTGTGGGCGGCGCGCCTGGCCGATCCGCGGCTGAGCCGACTGCCCGCCTCGACCGGCCTCTTCGTCCTGCTGCTCGGGTTCGGCTGGTCCCTGGCCGAGCCGTTCACGACCGCTGCGGTCCTGGCGTTCGTCGCGGTGACCGCCTCCTTCGCCGCGGCGCTGTCCCGGACGACGGTCACGGCCGTGGGCGCCACCGCCCTCGCCACCGCCGCCACCGGCGGCCTCGCGCTGGCGCTCCCGCTGGCCCTGGACGTGCCCGTCCAGCTCGCCGCCCTGGGGCCCCTCGTGGTGGTGGCGGGTGTGGCGGCGGTCGCGCCCCGGCTGCGGTCGCCGCTGTTGGAGGCCACGGAGGGCCCGGCCGCGGTGTGGGCCGTGGCGGCGCTGGGCATCAGCTCGCTCGCGCACACCCGGGTCGGGGTGCCGGGCCCCGACCGGTTCGGCGCGCTCGCCGAGCCCCGGCCGGAACTGGTCGCGGTCGCCCTGGCGGTGCTCGGTGTCATCGCCCTGGCCAGCGCGGTCCGTCCCGGTCGACGGCCGCTGGCCGTGGTCGGGGGCCTGCTGATGCTCATCGCGCTGTGGACGGTGCTGGCCGCCTGGGACGTGGGCGCCGCCGAGGCGTACACGGTCGTTCCGGCGCTGGCCGCGCTGGTCCTGGGCTGGGAGTGGAGCCGCAAGGCCGAGGTCCCCCCGTCGAGCTGGGCCGCCTACGGGGGCGGGCTCGCGCTGCTCCTGCTGCCCACGGTCGGGCTGGTGCTGGGAGCGGAGGATCTGTTCTGGCGGGTGCCGGCGGTACTCGTCGCCGGTCTGGCCGTGGCCGTGTGGGGGCTGCGCCGACGGCTCCAGGCCGCGCTGGTGATCGGCGGGGCGGCCCTGGTCCTGACCTCGCTGCGGGCCTTCGGTCCGCCGCTGTGGGACCTGGCCCTGCTCCTGCCGAACTGGGTCCCGTTCGCGGTGGTCGGCGCGCTGCTGCTGGTCGTCGGAGCCCGGTACGAGGCGAACCTGGCCCGCCTGCGCCGGCTCGGCCGCACGGTCGCGGCCATGCGCTGA
- a CDS encoding pyridoxamine 5'-phosphate oxidase family protein: MPDTGTDTSVPAPADVVERLRADRNVWLCTLRRDGSPHVTPVWFAHLRDRWWISVGAASVKVRNAAADPRVSLALQDGDAPVVAEGRATVRTEDFPPDVVAAFQERYGYDIRVPFAWHGQDRALMEVNVTRWLMSGAAR; this comes from the coding sequence GTGCCCGACACCGGTACCGACACGTCCGTGCCCGCCCCCGCCGACGTCGTCGAACGGCTGCGCGCCGATCGGAACGTGTGGCTGTGCACCCTGCGGCGGGACGGGTCCCCCCACGTCACCCCGGTGTGGTTCGCCCATCTGCGCGACCGCTGGTGGATCAGCGTGGGAGCCGCGTCGGTCAAGGTCCGCAACGCCGCCGCCGATCCCCGGGTCTCCCTCGCCCTGCAGGACGGGGACGCCCCCGTGGTCGCGGAGGGCCGCGCCACCGTCCGCACGGAGGACTTCCCGCCGGACGTCGTGGCGGCCTTCCAGGAACGGTACGGCTACGACATCCGCGTCCCCTTCGCGTGGCACGGGCAGGACCGCGCCCTGATGGAGGTGAACGTCACCCGCTGGCTGATGAGCGGAGCGGCGCGGTGA